In one window of Coriobacteriia bacterium DNA:
- a CDS encoding SDR family NAD(P)-dependent oxidoreductase, with protein sequence MYHATKFGIEGFCESVAQEVAQFVIGVTIVEPGGARTEFRYGSARVAELMPEYASCHGFLDMLDLAKGLAPGDPALMCERIVESVEVEPAPLRLVLGERALSETIRVTEERLESFRTMGELAASVDVPPQA encoded by the coding sequence ATGTACCACGCTACGAAGTTCGGCATCGAGGGCTTCTGCGAGTCCGTTGCCCAGGAGGTCGCGCAGTTTGTTATCGGCGTGACGATCGTCGAGCCAGGCGGGGCGCGCACGGAGTTCCGCTATGGGAGCGCCCGAGTGGCGGAGCTCATGCCCGAGTACGCGAGCTGCCATGGCTTCCTCGACATGCTTGACCTGGCCAAGGGTCTTGCTCCGGGTGACCCCGCGCTCATGTGTGAGCGCATCGTCGAGAGCGTCGAGGTGGAGCCCGCGCCATTGCGTCTCGTGCTGGGGGAGCGCGCCCTGTCCGAGACGATCCGCGTCACGGAGGAGCGCCTCGAGAGCTTCCGCACGATGGGTGAGCTTGCAGCCTCGGTTGACGTGCCCCCTCAGGCATAA